One Schistocerca nitens isolate TAMUIC-IGC-003100 chromosome 1, iqSchNite1.1, whole genome shotgun sequence DNA segment encodes these proteins:
- the LOC126237276 gene encoding uncharacterized protein LOC126237276, which produces MSRLLLLVLAGSYLVVFCVPHVTAEDDTKPITRDDYDDYYDYYYGEYDDPWRYLPFRAGGGGEEEEPSLSQNFAAGTVSSDGSSPDGSEGTNTEQASRKGAAAHAGLARTAAHAKARTAGKARTAHKLRTAAKARTATKKAGRAVAKAAGTHHQ; this is translated from the exons ATGTCGCGCCTCTTGCTGCTGGTGCTCGCAGGATCCTACCTGGTTGTGTTCTGCGTGCCACACGTCACGGCTGAAGACGACACCAAGCCGATTACACGAGACGATTATGACGACTACTACGACTACTACTATGGCGAATACGATGACCCTTGGCGATATCTGCCATTTCGGGCGGGAGGTGGTGGAGAAGAGGAGGAGCCCAGTCTGAGCCAAAATTTCGCCGCTGGAACGGTCAGCAGCGACGGCTCGTCGCCGGACGGATCCGAGGGCACAAATACTGAACAGG CGTCACGGAAAGGAGCAGCTGCACATGCCGGCCTCGCCAGGACAGCGGCTCATGCCAAAGCCAGGACAGCAGGCAAAGCCAGAACAGCACACAAATTGAGGACTGCCGCCAAAGCCAGGACAGCTACCAAGAAGGCTGGCAGAGCAGTGGCGAAGGCTGCCGGGACACACCACCAGTGA